In one Sphingomonas sanguinis genomic region, the following are encoded:
- a CDS encoding type II toxin-antitoxin system VapC family toxin: MTLFVDASALVAILAEEPGWEAFERRVAEADILLWSAMSRYEAILGLRRSRGITLADAERDVDALATAFRFQMIAIGEIEGQAALNAHARYGKGHHPARLNMGDCCAYACAHSQSAELLYKGDDFALTDLADPERPR; the protein is encoded by the coding sequence GTGACTTTGTTCGTCGACGCATCGGCGTTGGTCGCCATCCTGGCAGAGGAACCGGGATGGGAGGCGTTTGAACGACGCGTTGCAGAAGCGGATATTCTGCTTTGGTCAGCCATGTCACGGTATGAAGCGATCCTGGGTTTGCGGCGTTCGCGCGGGATTACGCTGGCCGATGCGGAGCGTGACGTGGATGCTCTGGCGACGGCCTTTCGTTTTCAGATGATCGCGATCGGCGAAATCGAGGGCCAAGCCGCGCTCAATGCCCATGCCCGCTACGGCAAGGGGCACCATCCCGCCCGTCTCAATATGGGCGATTGTTGCGCCTATGCTTGCGCGCATAGCCAAAGCGCGGAACTCTTGTACAAGGGCGACGATTTCGCCCTTACAGACCTGGCTGATCCGGAAAGGCCCCGATGA
- the ybeY gene encoding rRNA maturation RNase YbeY: MIEIALIHEEPWSGDEQSWEALATRAARAAIERTPYGPLLTTPALIEISVRLTSDDEVHALNRQYRQKDKPTNVLSFPMVQPDLIETVTQNSDDGEVLLGDIVLAYGVCVAEAAERGISGETHATHLLVHGVLHLLGYDHMNDDEAEAMEAIERDALASLGIDDPYLVRED, translated from the coding sequence ATGATCGAGATTGCGCTGATCCACGAAGAGCCCTGGTCGGGCGACGAGCAGAGCTGGGAGGCGCTGGCCACCCGCGCCGCGCGCGCCGCGATCGAGCGGACGCCGTACGGGCCACTGCTGACCACGCCCGCGCTGATCGAGATTTCGGTGCGGCTGACCAGCGATGACGAGGTTCATGCGCTCAACCGCCAATACCGGCAAAAGGACAAGCCGACCAACGTCCTGTCCTTCCCGATGGTCCAGCCCGATCTGATCGAGACGGTGACCCAGAACTCGGACGATGGCGAGGTGCTGCTGGGCGACATCGTGCTGGCCTACGGCGTCTGCGTCGCGGAAGCGGCCGAGCGCGGGATTTCGGGCGAAACGCACGCCACGCATCTTCTGGTGCATGGCGTGCTGCATCTGCTAGGCTATGACCATATGAACGATGACGAGGCAGAGGCGATGGAGGCGATCGAACGCGACGCGCTGGCCAGTCTCGGCATCGACGACCCTTATCTAGTGCGCGAGGACTGA
- a CDS encoding VOC family protein, which yields MTLRPFHLAFPVHDLAEARHFYGSVLGCPEGRSSDHWIDFDLFGHQIVAHLDPAAKPVAVENAVDGHQVPVPHFGVVLTMADWEKLAARVEAAGVAFGIAPYVRFKGQPGEQATMFFRDPSGNALEFKAFADDAMLFATEMTA from the coding sequence ATGACCCTGCGCCCCTTTCATCTCGCCTTTCCGGTCCATGATCTGGCCGAAGCCCGCCACTTCTATGGCTCGGTGCTGGGATGCCCCGAGGGCCGGTCGAGCGACCATTGGATCGACTTCGACCTGTTCGGGCACCAGATCGTCGCGCACCTCGATCCGGCCGCCAAGCCTGTCGCGGTCGAGAATGCGGTCGACGGCCATCAGGTGCCGGTGCCGCATTTCGGCGTCGTCCTGACCATGGCCGACTGGGAAAAGCTGGCCGCGCGCGTCGAGGCGGCGGGCGTGGCCTTCGGCATCGCGCCCTATGTCCGCTTCAAGGGTCAGCCCGGCGAGCAGGCGACGATGTTCTTCCGCGACCCCAGCGGCAACGCGCTGGAGTTCAAGGCCTTTGCCGACGACGCGATGCTGTTCGCCACGGAGATGACCGCATGA
- a CDS encoding hemolysin family protein, which produces MADGPSSSTGNGDSNESSIWHGLKSLIFGGEQEESLRDQLEDAIDRHEGDPGPDAKGDLTPLERQMVRNLLHFGERDAGDVGVPRADIIAVEEQTTFDHLVQIFAEAGHSRLPVYRETLDSIIGMVHIKDVFNILATGAEHPATIAGLIRDPLYVPMSRGALDLLADMRQKRVHLAVVLDEYSGTEGLVTIEDLIEEIVGEIEDEHDDAPQALLVPLDGGAWDADARVGLEEVGRAVDPQLEEAEDDVDTLGGLTAVLAGHVPEVGTCIDHPSGWRIEVTEADERRIHRLRLHPAVATVDE; this is translated from the coding sequence ATGGCCGACGGCCCCAGTAGCAGCACCGGCAACGGTGACTCCAACGAATCCAGTATCTGGCACGGGCTGAAAAGCCTGATCTTCGGCGGCGAGCAGGAAGAGTCGCTGCGCGACCAGCTGGAAGACGCGATCGACCGGCATGAGGGCGATCCCGGCCCCGATGCCAAGGGCGACCTGACCCCGCTGGAGCGGCAGATGGTGCGCAACCTGCTGCACTTCGGCGAGCGCGACGCGGGCGATGTCGGTGTGCCCCGCGCCGACATCATCGCGGTCGAGGAACAGACGACCTTCGATCATCTCGTCCAAATCTTCGCCGAGGCCGGGCACAGCCGCCTGCCCGTCTATCGCGAGACGCTCGATTCGATCATCGGCATGGTGCATATCAAGGACGTGTTCAACATCCTCGCGACCGGCGCGGAGCATCCCGCCACCATCGCCGGGCTGATCCGCGATCCCCTCTATGTGCCCATGTCGCGCGGGGCGCTCGATCTGCTGGCCGACATGCGCCAGAAGCGGGTGCATCTGGCCGTGGTGCTCGACGAATATTCGGGCACAGAGGGCCTCGTCACCATTGAGGATCTGATCGAGGAAATCGTCGGCGAGATCGAGGACGAGCATGACGACGCCCCGCAGGCGCTGCTCGTGCCACTCGACGGCGGGGCGTGGGATGCCGACGCCCGCGTCGGGCTGGAGGAGGTCGGCCGCGCTGTCGACCCGCAGCTCGAAGAGGCCGAGGACGATGTCGATACGCTGGGCGGCCTGACCGCCGTGCTGGCGGGCCATGTGCCCGAGGTCGGCACCTGCATCGATCATCCCAGCGGCTGGCGGATAGAGGTGACCGAGGCTGACGAGCGCCGCATCCACCGCCTGCGCCTGCATCCGGCGGTGGCGACCGTCGACGAATGA
- a CDS encoding lasso peptide biosynthesis protein, with protein sequence MTITPASLMDIAVGVRSFLLPHWHRWHALWGPPEPATPSQWTCMRSSLLLARVFERCGIRAVIRSGRSRYDADCVPMDRGLFAAGTWESHAWIEVAGFVVDITADQFGHAPVVMTSACNPTYRAADDQRYQLPQTPAALAAVDAIWPLWRDSEIGKAGDQISG encoded by the coding sequence GTGACGATCACGCCCGCTTCGCTGATGGACATCGCGGTGGGTGTCCGATCGTTCCTGTTGCCGCATTGGCATCGGTGGCATGCGCTTTGGGGCCCGCCAGAACCGGCAACCCCGTCGCAATGGACGTGCATGAGGTCCAGTTTGCTTCTCGCCCGCGTCTTTGAGCGCTGCGGGATTCGTGCCGTCATACGCAGTGGCCGCTCCCGTTATGACGCCGATTGCGTACCGATGGACCGCGGACTGTTCGCGGCCGGTACGTGGGAGAGCCACGCATGGATCGAAGTCGCTGGTTTCGTGGTCGACATTACCGCCGATCAGTTCGGGCACGCGCCTGTGGTGATGACGTCGGCGTGTAACCCGACCTATCGAGCGGCGGACGATCAGCGATACCAGCTGCCGCAAACCCCGGCCGCGCTGGCGGCGGTGGACGCGATCTGGCCGCTTTGGCGCGATAGCGAAATCGGAAAAGCGGGCGATCAAATAAGCGGATGA
- the miaB gene encoding tRNA (N6-isopentenyl adenosine(37)-C2)-methylthiotransferase MiaB encodes MPASPKTFHVKSFGCQMNVYDGERMAELMAAQGLSTTDDASAADLVVLNTCHIRERATERVYSEIGRLRKEAGEQGRKPMIAVAGCVAQAEGAEIVRRAKVDVVVGPQAYHNLPDLVAKAAAGEAALDTDMPVESKFAHLPGRRKVNPSAFLTVQEGCDKFCTYCVVPYTRGAEVSRSFSAIVDEAKSLVDAGAREITLLGQNVNAWNDADDRGLHGLIRELDRIPGLHRIRYTTSHPNDMTQGLIDAHRDVESLMPFLHLPVQSGSDRILKAMNRQHTRDSYMRVMDRVRAARPDIALSGDFIVGFPGETEADFADTLSLVDAMGHAQAFSFKYSPRPGTPAATMADQVPAEVMDDRLQRLQAALNRDQHAFNLASVGRTCTILLERRGKLPGQMLGKSPWLQSVHLIGDHQIGDLVDVELVAAGPNSLTGQAKVKAAA; translated from the coding sequence ATGCCCGCATCCCCCAAGACCTTTCACGTCAAGTCCTTCGGCTGTCAGATGAACGTCTATGACGGCGAGCGCATGGCCGAGTTGATGGCCGCGCAGGGCCTGTCGACGACCGACGATGCCAGCGCCGCCGATCTGGTGGTGCTCAACACCTGTCACATCCGCGAACGCGCGACCGAGCGGGTCTATTCCGAGATCGGCCGCCTGCGCAAGGAAGCGGGCGAACAGGGTCGCAAGCCGATGATCGCGGTCGCGGGCTGCGTCGCCCAGGCCGAGGGGGCGGAGATCGTCCGTCGCGCCAAGGTCGATGTCGTCGTCGGCCCGCAAGCCTATCACAACCTGCCTGATCTGGTCGCCAAGGCGGCGGCGGGCGAGGCGGCACTCGACACCGACATGCCGGTCGAGTCGAAATTCGCCCACCTGCCCGGCCGTCGCAAGGTGAACCCGTCCGCCTTCCTGACCGTGCAGGAAGGCTGCGACAAATTCTGCACCTATTGCGTCGTACCCTATACGCGCGGCGCGGAGGTCAGCCGGTCCTTCTCGGCCATCGTCGACGAGGCCAAGTCGCTGGTCGATGCGGGCGCGCGCGAGATCACGCTGCTCGGCCAGAACGTCAATGCGTGGAACGACGCCGACGATCGGGGCCTGCACGGCCTGATCCGCGAGCTGGACCGGATTCCGGGGCTGCACCGCATCCGTTACACGACCAGCCACCCCAACGACATGACGCAAGGGCTGATCGACGCGCACCGCGATGTCGAGAGCCTGATGCCCTTCCTCCATCTGCCGGTACAGTCGGGCAGCGACCGCATCCTGAAGGCGATGAACCGCCAGCATACGCGCGACAGCTATATGCGGGTGATGGACCGGGTGCGGGCCGCGCGGCCCGACATCGCGCTGTCGGGCGACTTCATCGTCGGCTTCCCCGGTGAGACCGAGGCGGACTTCGCCGACACCCTCAGCCTGGTCGACGCGATGGGCCATGCCCAGGCGTTCAGCTTCAAATACTCGCCCCGCCCAGGCACCCCCGCCGCGACGATGGCGGATCAGGTTCCGGCCGAGGTGATGGACGACCGGCTCCAGCGCCTGCAGGCCGCGCTCAACCGCGACCAACATGCGTTCAACCTCGCCAGCGTCGGGCGGACCTGCACCATCCTGCTGGAGCGGCGCGGCAAGCTGCCCGGCCAGATGCTCGGCAAGTCGCCCTGGCTGCAATCGGTCCACCTGATCGGCGACCACCAGATCGGCGACCTGGTCGACGTCGAACTGGTCGCGGCGGGCCCGAACTCGCTGACCGGACAGGCCAAGGTGAAGGCGGCGGCGTAA
- a CDS encoding PQQ-dependent sugar dehydrogenase, with product MRKHVLIVLGIIILIGIGVVTWLAWPDTARLSVDQVAGARPTIEAPREQTIPTVDIAKPIGWANGAKPSVAPGLAIQPFASGLDHPRWLYQLPNGDVLVAETNSPPRPSAGIVARVMNFFLGRAGAAVPSANRITLLRDTNGDGVADVKTPFMTGLNSPFGMVLFDGQLYIADTDALVRVPYRDGETKITATPEKVVPLRPAGNHWARNVIASGDGKTLFVSVGSSSNIAENGLDAEKNRAAILQVWPQDKNWRIYAAGLRNPTGMALNPVNGRLWTVVNERDMLGSDLAPDYLTQVEFGDHFGWPWYYWGGYPDNRVQPTNPPLQQYVKRPDYALGPHVAALGLTFSEGAKLGDRFARGAFIGEHGSWNRKPPSGYKVVFVPFAGAFPVPNAKPVEVVGGFLNAKGEAQGRPVGVIVDKTGGLLVADDVGNVVWKVSAAK from the coding sequence ATGCGCAAACACGTCCTGATCGTCCTTGGCATCATCATCCTGATCGGCATCGGTGTCGTCACCTGGCTCGCCTGGCCCGACACGGCGCGGTTGAGCGTCGATCAGGTCGCGGGCGCGCGTCCGACGATCGAGGCGCCGCGCGAGCAGACCATCCCGACGGTCGACATCGCCAAGCCCATCGGCTGGGCGAACGGCGCCAAGCCCAGCGTGGCGCCGGGGCTGGCCATCCAGCCCTTTGCCAGCGGCCTCGACCATCCGCGCTGGCTGTACCAGCTGCCCAATGGCGATGTGCTGGTCGCCGAGACCAACTCGCCGCCGCGCCCCAGCGCCGGGATCGTGGCCCGCGTGATGAACTTCTTCCTCGGCCGGGCGGGCGCCGCAGTGCCGTCGGCCAACCGGATCACCCTGCTGCGCGATACCAATGGCGACGGCGTGGCGGACGTGAAGACGCCGTTCATGACTGGACTGAACTCGCCCTTCGGCATGGTGCTGTTCGATGGGCAGCTCTACATCGCCGACACCGATGCACTGGTCCGCGTGCCGTATCGCGACGGCGAGACGAAGATCACCGCCACGCCCGAAAAGGTCGTGCCCCTGCGTCCGGCGGGCAATCACTGGGCGCGCAACGTCATCGCTTCGGGCGACGGCAAGACGCTGTTCGTATCGGTCGGATCGTCGAGCAACATCGCCGAGAACGGCCTGGATGCCGAGAAGAACCGCGCCGCGATTCTGCAGGTCTGGCCGCAGGACAAGAACTGGCGCATCTATGCGGCAGGGCTGCGTAACCCGACCGGCATGGCGCTGAACCCGGTCAATGGACGGTTGTGGACCGTCGTCAACGAGCGCGACATGCTCGGCTCCGATCTGGCGCCCGATTATCTGACCCAGGTCGAGTTCGGCGATCACTTCGGCTGGCCCTGGTATTATTGGGGCGGCTATCCCGACAACCGGGTCCAGCCGACCAATCCGCCGCTCCAGCAATATGTGAAGCGCCCCGACTATGCGCTGGGTCCGCACGTCGCCGCGCTGGGCCTGACCTTCTCCGAAGGTGCCAAGCTGGGCGACCGGTTCGCGCGCGGGGCGTTCATCGGCGAGCATGGCTCGTGGAACCGCAAGCCGCCCTCAGGATACAAGGTCGTGTTCGTGCCCTTCGCGGGCGCGTTCCCAGTGCCGAACGCCAAGCCAGTCGAGGTGGTCGGCGGCTTCCTGAACGCCAAGGGCGAGGCGCAGGGGCGGCCCGTGGGCGTGATCGTCGACAAGACCGGTGGCCTGCTGGTCGCCGACGATGTGGGCAATGTGGTGTGGAAGGTCAGCGCGGCGAAGTAA
- a CDS encoding polyhydroxyalkanoic acid system family protein, which yields MSAPISLDIPHKLGKEGVRQRLDGGIGKIGRMIPGGATVEHRWDGDTMHFTVGAMGQSIGAQATVYEDKVHAVVNLPAFLSLFSSQLEAVIRSEAPKLLK from the coding sequence ATGAGCGCCCCCATTTCACTCGATATCCCGCATAAGCTCGGCAAGGAGGGCGTGCGCCAGCGTCTGGACGGCGGCATCGGCAAGATCGGCCGCATGATCCCCGGCGGCGCGACTGTGGAACATCGCTGGGACGGCGACACGATGCACTTCACCGTCGGCGCGATGGGCCAGTCGATCGGTGCGCAGGCGACGGTGTATGAGGACAAAGTCCATGCGGTGGTGAACCTGCCGGCCTTCCTGTCGCTCTTCTCCAGTCAGCTGGAAGCGGTGATCCGGTCGGAGGCGCCGAAGCTGTTGAAGTAG
- the lnt gene encoding apolipoprotein N-acyltransferase has product MTRYPALLALLAGAVAACGFAPLDLWPLLLVGLIVLLALVQDAPSIRSALWRGWAFGVGHFTVNNNWFQHAFDFQDKMPPVLGYFAAVGLALYLAIFPMAAAGVAWRFRGRRPDAAYVLIFGAAWIATEYLRARLFTGYAWDPFSVAWLPVIGVARMSAFVGTYALSGLTVVLAGAIWLALRRHWHLAAVMVPATGLAALSAPLTRAPEPAPDAPLVRVVQPNVSQDQRGQSDGPLLLERLTELSGRPGPRPRLIVWPEGVVRDMIEDGYPEWAYFGFNYAPPFWTRRQIARVLGPRDTALVGGTALLFSPDRARVSSATNSVFAISPRAQITGRYDKAHLVPYGEYLPMPWLLKPLGLARLVPGDMDFTPGPGPRNLRVPGFGPVGVQLCYEIIFSGQVVDEAHRPRLLFNPSNDAWFGRWGPPQHLAQARMRAIEEGLPIIRATPTGISAIIAADGRLIATVPHETAGAAQAPLPAALPPTVFSRVSNMLALVIAMALAAIGVAIRRRRR; this is encoded by the coding sequence GTGACCCGCTATCCCGCCCTCCTCGCGCTGCTTGCCGGTGCCGTCGCCGCCTGTGGCTTTGCCCCGCTCGACCTTTGGCCGCTGTTGCTGGTCGGGCTGATCGTCCTGCTCGCACTGGTGCAGGATGCGCCGAGCATCCGGAGCGCGCTGTGGCGCGGATGGGCGTTCGGGGTCGGGCATTTCACCGTCAACAACAACTGGTTCCAGCACGCCTTCGACTTTCAGGACAAGATGCCGCCGGTGCTGGGCTATTTCGCGGCGGTCGGACTGGCGCTCTACCTCGCCATCTTCCCGATGGCGGCAGCGGGTGTGGCTTGGCGCTTTCGCGGGCGGCGGCCGGATGCGGCCTATGTGCTGATCTTCGGTGCGGCGTGGATCGCGACCGAATATCTGCGTGCGCGGCTGTTCACCGGCTATGCCTGGGACCCTTTTTCGGTGGCGTGGCTGCCGGTGATCGGGGTGGCGCGGATGAGCGCGTTCGTCGGCACCTATGCGCTGTCGGGGCTAACCGTCGTGCTGGCGGGCGCGATCTGGCTGGCGCTTCGGCGGCACTGGCATCTGGCCGCGGTGATGGTTCCCGCCACCGGGCTGGCCGCACTGTCCGCCCCGCTCACCCGCGCGCCCGAGCCTGCCCCCGATGCGCCTCTGGTCCGCGTCGTCCAGCCCAATGTCAGCCAGGACCAGCGCGGGCAGAGTGACGGGCCGTTGCTGCTCGAACGCCTTACCGAGCTGTCGGGGCGGCCCGGCCCCCGCCCGCGCCTGATCGTCTGGCCCGAGGGCGTCGTGCGCGACATGATCGAGGACGGCTACCCCGAATGGGCTTATTTCGGGTTCAACTATGCGCCGCCATTTTGGACCCGCCGCCAGATCGCCCGCGTGCTCGGGCCCCGCGACACCGCGCTGGTCGGGGGGACCGCATTGCTCTTCTCGCCCGACCGCGCGCGGGTGAGCAGCGCGACCAACAGCGTCTTTGCGATCAGTCCGCGCGCGCAGATCACGGGGCGTTACGACAAGGCGCATCTGGTGCCTTACGGCGAGTATCTGCCCATGCCGTGGCTGTTAAAGCCGCTGGGCCTGGCACGGCTGGTGCCCGGCGACATGGACTTCACCCCCGGCCCCGGCCCGCGCAATCTGCGCGTGCCGGGCTTCGGGCCGGTCGGGGTACAGCTCTGCTACGAGATCATCTTCTCGGGCCAAGTGGTCGACGAAGCACATCGCCCGCGCCTGCTCTTCAATCCGTCCAACGATGCCTGGTTCGGCCGCTGGGGCCCGCCGCAGCATCTGGCGCAGGCGCGGATGCGGGCGATCGAGGAGGGGCTGCCGATCATTCGCGCCACCCCGACCGGCATCTCGGCGATCATCGCCGCCGATGGCCGCCTGATCGCCACCGTCCCGCACGAGACGGCGGGCGCGGCCCAGGCCCCCCTGCCCGCCGCGCTGCCGCCAACGGTTTTTTCACGGGTCAGCAATATGCTCGCCCTCGTGATCGCCATGGCGCTGGCCGCGATCGGCGTTGCCATCCGCCGCCGTCGCCGCTAG
- a CDS encoding type II toxin-antitoxin system VapB family antitoxin, with the protein MAERDPYPPLTLGTETREQVARAARRLGVSEEEAIRRALAEMLGKPEPVPTRPNLREWLAEYRRQHPLPPPTGLAADKAFYDDLSGGL; encoded by the coding sequence ATGGCCGAACGCGATCCCTATCCCCCGCTGACGCTGGGCACCGAAACACGCGAGCAGGTTGCCCGCGCGGCCCGGCGTCTGGGCGTCAGCGAGGAGGAGGCGATCCGGCGGGCCTTGGCGGAGATGTTGGGCAAGCCAGAACCCGTGCCGACACGGCCCAACCTCCGCGAATGGCTCGCCGAATATCGACGGCAGCATCCTTTGCCGCCTCCCACTGGTTTGGCGGCTGACAAGGCTTTCTACGACGATCTATCCGGCGGACTATAG
- a CDS encoding PhoH family protein, with translation MSRKPLPAQAGERSRAELSFDKPQVLAQLFGQYDRNLVALENRLGVYITARGNRVGLEGTAEQVALARDVLNDLYARIQRGEEIDTGLVDASIAMASEPTLDGILSAERSSTPSVMIRTRKKTIVPRTPAQAHYMKELVSNDMIFALGPAGTGKTYLAVAQAVAQLITGSVQRLILSRPAVEAGEKLGFLPGDMKEKVDPYLRPLYDALHDCLPAEQVERRIASGEIEIAPIAFMRGRTLADAFVILDEAQNTTPAQMKMFLTRFGQNSRMVICGDPNQVDLPGGVAASGLADAVRRLEGVEGIAMSRFTAADVVRHPIVGRIVDAYEGPNA, from the coding sequence ATGAGCCGCAAGCCCCTCCCCGCCCAGGCCGGTGAACGCAGCCGGGCGGAACTCAGCTTCGACAAGCCGCAAGTGCTGGCGCAGCTGTTCGGCCAATATGACCGCAATCTGGTCGCATTGGAGAATCGATTGGGCGTCTACATCACCGCGCGCGGTAACCGCGTCGGGCTGGAGGGGACCGCCGAGCAGGTGGCGCTGGCCCGCGACGTGCTGAACGATCTTTATGCCCGCATCCAGCGCGGTGAGGAGATCGATACCGGCCTGGTCGACGCCTCGATCGCGATGGCGTCCGAACCCACGCTCGACGGTATCCTCAGCGCCGAGCGCAGTTCGACCCCGTCGGTCATGATCCGCACGCGCAAGAAGACGATCGTGCCGCGTACCCCCGCCCAGGCGCATTATATGAAGGAGCTCGTGTCCAACGACATGATCTTCGCGCTCGGCCCGGCGGGCACCGGCAAGACCTATCTGGCGGTGGCGCAGGCGGTGGCGCAGCTCATCACCGGATCGGTCCAGCGCCTGATCCTGTCGCGCCCGGCGGTCGAGGCGGGCGAGAAGCTGGGCTTCCTGCCCGGCGACATGAAGGAGAAGGTCGACCCCTATCTCCGTCCGCTCTACGACGCGTTGCACGACTGCCTGCCCGCCGAACAGGTGGAACGGCGGATCGCCAGCGGCGAGATCGAGATCGCGCCGATCGCCTTCATGCGCGGCCGGACGCTGGCCGATGCCTTCGTCATCCTCGACGAGGCGCAGAACACCACGCCCGCCCAGATGAAGATGTTCCTGACCCGCTTCGGCCAGAACAGCCGCATGGTCATCTGCGGCGATCCCAACCAGGTCGACTTGCCCGGGGGCGTCGCGGCCTCGGGGCTGGCCGATGCGGTGCGTCGTCTGGAGGGGGTCGAGGGCATCGCGATGAGCCGCTTCACCGCCGCCGATGTCGTCCGTCACCCGATCGTCGGGCGGATCGTCGACGCCTATGAAGGGCCGAACGCCTGA
- a CDS encoding GNAT family N-acetyltransferase — protein MGVQVAERDGRLIGCGGMAIGANDGTAHFCWGMVDRTLRRQGIGTALVRTRLDRAIEAGIREARLDTSQHSRTFYERLGFRTEKPTADGYGPGLDRWDMVLTL, from the coding sequence ATGGGGGTTCAGGTCGCGGAGCGGGACGGCCGCCTCATCGGCTGCGGCGGCATGGCGATCGGGGCGAACGACGGAACCGCACATTTCTGCTGGGGCATGGTCGACCGCACACTACGCCGACAGGGCATCGGCACTGCGCTGGTCCGAACCCGGCTGGACAGGGCAATCGAAGCAGGCATCCGCGAAGCCCGGCTGGATACCAGCCAACATAGCCGGACGTTTTACGAGCGGCTGGGCTTTCGTACCGAGAAGCCGACGGCGGACGGATATGGGCCGGGGCTGGATCGCTGGGATATGGTGCTGACGCTTTGA
- the metK gene encoding methionine adenosyltransferase: MRNSYIFTSESVSEGHPDKVADQISDSIVDLFLSKDSEARIACETLTTTNKVVLAGEIRCKGVFENDQWAEGALEEIERTVRDTVKRIGYEQSGFHWQTFDFSNNLHAQSAHIAMGVDESGNKDEGAGDQGIMFGYATDETPGLMPATLYYSHKILEKMAADRHSGAAPFLEPDAKSQVTLQYENGVPVRATAIVVSTQHSAELSNEAGQAKLRDYVKSVLTDILPEGWLPEEKQIYVNPTGLFEIGGPDGDAGLTGRKIIVDTYGGAAPHGGGAFSGKDPTKVDRSAAYVARYLAKNVVAAGLAKRCTIQLSYAIGVAEPLSVYVDLHGTGQVEEAKLEAALPKLVRLTPKGIREHLKLNAPIYSKTAAYGHFGREAEGALFTWEKTDLVDQIKAAVA, translated from the coding sequence ATGCGGAACTCGTACATCTTTACCTCGGAATCGGTTTCCGAAGGTCACCCCGACAAGGTCGCAGACCAGATCAGCGACTCGATCGTCGACCTGTTCCTGTCCAAGGATTCGGAAGCGCGCATCGCGTGCGAAACCCTGACCACCACCAACAAGGTCGTGCTGGCGGGTGAAATCCGCTGCAAGGGCGTGTTCGAAAACGACCAGTGGGCCGAGGGCGCGCTGGAAGAGATCGAGCGGACCGTGCGCGATACCGTCAAGCGGATCGGTTACGAGCAGTCGGGCTTCCACTGGCAGACCTTCGACTTCTCGAACAACCTGCACGCCCAGTCGGCGCATATCGCGATGGGTGTGGACGAGAGCGGCAACAAGGACGAAGGCGCGGGCGACCAGGGCATCATGTTCGGTTACGCGACCGACGAGACCCCCGGCCTGATGCCCGCGACCCTCTATTACAGCCACAAGATCCTGGAAAAGATGGCGGCCGACCGCCACTCCGGCGCGGCGCCGTTCCTGGAGCCCGACGCCAAGAGCCAGGTCACGCTGCAATATGAGAATGGCGTGCCGGTCCGCGCGACCGCGATCGTCGTGTCGACCCAGCATTCGGCCGAACTGTCGAACGAGGCGGGCCAGGCCAAGCTTCGCGACTATGTAAAGTCGGTGCTGACCGACATCCTGCCTGAAGGCTGGCTGCCCGAAGAGAAGCAGATCTACGTCAACCCGACCGGCCTGTTCGAGATCGGCGGCCCGGATGGTGACGCCGGCCTGACCGGCCGCAAGATCATCGTCGACACGTACGGCGGCGCAGCCCCGCATGGCGGCGGCGCGTTCAGCGGCAAGGACCCGACCAAGGTCGACCGCTCGGCGGCCTATGTCGCACGCTACCTCGCCAAGAACGTCGTCGCGGCGGGTCTGGCCAAGCGCTGCACCATCCAGCTCTCCTACGCCATCGGCGTCGCCGAGCCGCTGTCGGTCTATGTCGACCTCCACGGCACCGGCCAGGTCGAGGAAGCCAAGCTGGAGGCCGCGCTGCCGAAGCTGGTTCGCCTGACGCCGAAGGGCATTCGCGAGCATCTGAAGCTGAACGCGCCGATCTATTCGAAGACCGCCGCGTATGGCCATTTCGGCCGCGAAGCCGAAGGCGCGCTGTTCACCTGGGAAAAGACCGACCTGGTCGACCAGATCAAGGCCGCCGTCGCCTGA